One part of the Halobacteriovoraceae bacterium genome encodes these proteins:
- a CDS encoding LemA family protein, translated as MIGINLLVGILGIILFFFIILIFWGISIYNGLIKKRNEYKNAFSQIDVQLKRRYDLIPNLVETCKGYMKHESETLEGVISARNQAFGAAKMAAQDPSNSDAMKSLLASESSLTGALGKLMVIQEDYPDLKANENMKGLMEELSSTENKIGFARQFYNDTVTEYNNSREVFPGSLIAGVFNFIPAVLWEISEQKERENIKVSF; from the coding sequence ATGATTGGAATTAATTTATTAGTAGGTATATTAGGAATTATTTTATTTTTTTTTATTATACTTATTTTTTGGGGTATTTCAATTTACAACGGATTGATTAAAAAAAGAAATGAGTATAAAAATGCATTTTCCCAAATTGATGTCCAACTCAAAAGAAGATATGACCTTATTCCAAACTTAGTAGAAACTTGTAAAGGATATATGAAACATGAAAGTGAAACTTTAGAAGGAGTGATTTCGGCCAGAAATCAAGCTTTTGGAGCGGCGAAAATGGCCGCACAAGATCCTTCAAATTCAGATGCCATGAAAAGTTTACTCGCAAGCGAATCTTCCCTCACTGGAGCATTAGGAAAATTAATGGTCATTCAAGAAGATTATCCTGACCTTAAAGCTAATGAAAATATGAAAGGACTCATGGAAGAGCTTTCTTCTACTGAGAATAAAATTGGTTTTGCGAGACAATTTTATAATGACACAGTGACTGAGTACAATAACTCAAGAGAGGTTTTTCCAGGATCTCTAATTGCTGGAGTTTTTAATTTTATTCCTGCTGTTCTTTGGGAAATTTCAGAGCAAAAAGAAAGAGAAAATATTAAAGTCAGCTTTTAA